The proteins below come from a single Malus domestica chromosome 03, GDT2T_hap1 genomic window:
- the LOC103425540 gene encoding protein CHLORORESPIRATORY REDUCTION 42, chloroplastic: MALSFFSSTTAVTCSKLHHNPTLQFNTMNSHKQSLNAVRAMAEPPPESGLPARKSNLAVGSPIIVTEAPRMIKTAASVPCLRVNSGLVKPGDVGRIVSRKPKDVWAVRLSIGTYLIDGKYFKPLELDLDQ; this comes from the exons ATGGCATTATCCTTCTTCTCTTCCACAACTGCAGTTACATGCTCAAAGCTCCATCACAATCCAACCCTTCAATTCAACACCATGAACTCCCATAAACAAAGCTTGAATGCCGTCCGTGCCATGGCGGAGCCACCACCAGAGTCTGGGTTGCCGGCAAGGAAATCCAACCTTGCTGTAGGCTCTCCAATAATCGTAACTGAAGCTCCCAGAATGATAAAAACTGCAGCATCCGTTCCATGCCTCCGGGTTAACTCCGGCTTAGTCAAACCGGGTGACGTCGGAAG AATTGTGTCAAGAAAGCCAAAGGATGTGTGGGCAGTACGGCTTTCAattggcacttacctcattgatgGGAAATACTTCAAGCCCTTGGAGTTGGACCTTGACCAATAG